The window CCATCCCGTCTGGAAGAAATTCTTGAACCAGTTGCCGTAGCTCACGAACGGCGTCTTGATACGTACGCCGTTCTCATCGACGCCGATGCCGCGGCTCGCGTCGTAATACTGATAGTAGAGCGTCCCGTCCATCTTGGGGCCCCACGACGACACGTCGGTCGTATTGCTGCCCTCGCCATCAACCGGATCGCCGTAATGGAATCCATCGTTGCCCTTCGCCGAACCCTGACCGTAGACATACTGGAAATCGGGCGAGGAGTTGATCTGATCGACCACGAAATTCGACGTGAAGGTCACCGAAACGGAGCCGTCCTGCCCCTCGCCTGATTTCGTCGTGATGATGATGGCGCCGTTGGCGGCCTCCGAACCGTAGAGGGCGGTCGCCGCAGGACCCTTCAGCACCGTGATATTCTCGATGTCCTCGGGGTTAACGTCGCCCGTGCCGTTGCCGTAGTCGATGGCATAGGCGCCCCCTTCGTTGGCTCCGGCCGCCGAAGTGTTGAACATCGGCACGCCGTCGATGACGAACAGCGCCCCGTTGTTGTTGAGGTCGATCGACGACTCGCCGCGCAGCGTCACGCGCATCGAACCGCCGCCGCCCGTATTGGCTTTGGCGACCGTAAGACCCGCCACCTGGCCCGCGAGGCCCGACATCCAGTTGGACGACGAGGCCGACGACGAAAAGGCGTCGCTCTTGACCTTCGTGGCGGCATAGCCCAGCGACTTCTCCTCGCGCTTCATGCCCAGCGCCGTGACGACCACGTCGTCGATGGCCTGCGCCGTGCTGACGAGCCTCACGTCGATCGTCGTCTTGCTGCCGACGTAGATGCCCTGCGTCTTGTAGCCCAGGAAGCTGAACGACAGCTGGTCGCTGGGGCGCGCCTTGATGCGGTACGAGCCGTCGCTTTCGGTGACGGCGCCCACGAGCGAGCCTTTCACGATTACGCTGACGCCCGCAACGGGCTGTCCGGTATCGTCCCTAACGACGCCCTGCACCAGCGCAGGGGCTGCCGAGGCGGTATTTTTCTGCTGGGGGGGGGTGACCTGCCGGTCCACGCCGGCGGTCTGTCCGCCGACGGTTCCGGCAGTTTCGGACTCCTGCGCCTGCGTGGCCGGCTTGTCCGATTTCTTGCGTTTGATCAGGATCTTGTCCTCCCGGAATTCATACGTGAGGTCGCTTCCGGCGAAAATCTTCGCCAGCACGTCGGGAACCGGAGCCTGCTTCACGGAGAGCGTCACCGGAGCGGCCTTGCCCACCAGTTCGTTGTTGAAGAAGAACGTGTAGTAGGTCTGCGCCTCGATCTTTTTCAGGACCGTGGCCAGCGGCGCCCGTTCGACGGTAAGCGTTACGGTCGCGGGCTTCTCCCCGGCTTCGGAGGCATGGGCGATGCCTGCGACTGCCAGGAACATCGCTGCCAGTCCGCACGCCAGCCGGCGTTGCAGGGTCATGCAGCGACCTTCGGATTTGTTAAAATTGCTCATTCATTTAATGTTTAGGTAGTTAAAAAATTCATTCTCTATTTTCGCTTCGCCCTCGAAAGGAAATATTCCCCGTCGATATTGGTGATGGAGAGCCTTACAGGGGAGGTTTCGGAGATCATCCGAAGGGCCTCCGGCAGCGTTTCCCGGTCCACCATGCCCGTATATTGCAGGTTGGCGATCTCTTCGTGGATGTTGATCCGCACCTGGTAATAGCGCGAAAGTTTGTTGGCCACGTCTTTCAGCGGATGCCCCGAGAAGATCAGCCGCCCTTCGATCCAGCCGATCGAATCGTCGATGCGCACCGCCCGCTTGGTGATCGTGTTGGCCGTCGCGTCGATCTGCAACTCCTCGTTGGGGTCGAGGATGATGACATCCTTCTTGACCTGCGCCTGCAAGCAGCCCGTATGGAGCGTCACCACGGCGAACTTCTCCCGGGCGTAGGATTGCAGGTTGAACGAGGTCCCGAGCACCGTATAATTGTTGTTGGCGCTGTGGATGATGAACGGACAACTCTTGTCGGGCGCGATGGTGAAGAACGCCTCGCCGTCGAACTCGATCTCGCGCGTGGCCTTTCCGAATTTCAGGTCCACGGTCAGCGTCGCTTCGGAATTCATGCAGACCTTCGAACCGTCGGGCAGCACGATGTCGAGCTTCTCGCCGCGCGCCGTGCGGTATTCCAGCGGCTGTGCGGCGCCGATCTCCGTGCCGTTTCCGGCATCGGGGACCGCGGGAACGCCCTGCCAGAACCAGACGGCGCAAATGCCCGCCGCCAAGACCGCGGCCGCCGCGACGTAACGCCTGAACAATCTCCGGCGCGTATTCACCCCCTCGGGAACGGCGAACAGGATTTTGTTGCGGGCCGCGAACCGCGCCCACTCCCGCTCCGCCTTGGCCGATGCGGGCTGCTCCCGGCCGGCGAGACACTCCCTGAACTGGGCCCGGTGTTCGTCGGACTCCTCCAGCCATCCCGCCAGCATACCGGCCTCCTCCCTGCTCAGGGCATTGTTCCGGTAGGAATTGATCAGTCTGTCTATCTCCTTCTGCATAACTTACACAAAACAGATTTTTTTCTTTGCTTTCACTAAGTAGACACGCCATTTCCGAATACCGACCCCCGAAAATCGAAATTCGCACGATTTTTTTTCGGACCGCCCTCTCCGGCCCCCGCACCACACAATGAAAAAGCCCTCCGGAAGCTGGAAAACCAGCTTCCGGAGGGCGATGCAATGCCGCGGAGGTGCTCTATTCGGTACGTTTCGGTTCGACGGGCGGCAGCGGGCCGAACTCACCCCGTGCCGACGCCTTGATGCTGTAACCCTTATACATCCAGCGGTCACGATACCAGGAACACGGCTTGAAATCGTCGCCGAGCTGCTTCATCTTGCGCTCCATGCGTTTGCGCAACTCTTTCTTGACCGAAGCGTAGGCCGGATCGCCGGCATAGTTGGTCAGCTGCGTCGGATCGGCCTCCCGGTCGAGCAGCACTTCGCTCCCGTCACGCAGATAACGGGCATAGGTATAGCGTTTCGACCGCACGGCCCGCCATTCGTAGCCGTCCTTCCACTGGTAGGTGTGTCCCATGCTCTGCATGAAAGCGTATTCGGGTTCCCGGCCTTTCTCCCCGCGGACGATGAAACTCAGGTCCTCGCCCTCCATCTCGTCGGGAATCTCCCCGTGCAGCCCAGCGAGGCCCAGCAGCATGGGTCCGATGTCGGGCGTATTGAGGCAAGCGTCGCTTTCACGGCCCCCGGTGGCGTATCTGGGATCGCGGATCAGGAACGGAATACGGGCCGACTCGTCGTAGAACGTCAGTTTGTACATGCGGCCCTGCGACCCGAACTGCTCGCCATGATCCGAGGTGAAAACGACGATGGTATTATCGGCTATGCCCAGCTCTTCGAGCAAATCCATCACGCGCCCGAACTGTTCATCGAGCGAATTGACCATCGCATAATAGCAGCGCAGCATCTCGCTATACCGGTCGGTGTCGATAAACGATCCCCGCCACTTCTCCTCGCCGTCGAAGAACTGCTGCGGATAACGGTCCATATAGGGATCGGGCGTCCGCTTGAAATTCTCCGGCAGGTCGAAATGCACGTTCCGGAAGCGTTCGTAACAGCGCGGATCGACATTGCTGCGGACCCACGGGTCGTGGGGCGGGTTCCAGGAGAGCATCATGGCGAAGGGCTCTCCGGCCGCGGCTTTCTTACGGATGTAGTCCAGGGCCAGCGAGGTAAACACCTCGGGGCCGTACCGGCCTTTCAGCTCGACGAACCGATGGACGCCGCCGTCGTCCTCAGTATGGTAAAAGGCATTGTAACTCTTATGGTTGAACGAATAGGCCGCCCAGTAGTCGTCGAATCCCATGCGCTCGGGCCCCGGCTCGCGGTCGCGGCGGTGCAGATCGGTCCAATGATGCTTGCCCACGTAACCCAGTTTGTAGCCGGCATCGCCGAGCACGTGCGCCCACGTCCGATGGTTGGGATTGAGGTTGATCTCGTTGATGACCATGCCCGTCGAACTCTGGTATTTGCCCGTGATAAGACAGGCCCGGTGGGCGGCGCTCACGGGAGTGGACGAAACCGCCTCGGTGAAGTCGAGGGCCTGCGCGGCAAACCGGTCGATGTTGGGCGTAACGGCCTTGGCATTGCCGGTGTAGCCCAGGGCGTCCCAACGCAGCTGGTCGGCGATGATATAGACGATGTTGGGTTTCTGCGGCGTTTCCGGCATCCGGGCCTGCGCCGAGGTCGCTGCGCCGGAAAGCAACAGTCCGGCACTTACGGTTTTCGGAACGATATACATGATTCGCAATGTTGGGTTCGATGCCGCGAAGATAAGAAATAATCGGCTGCGGACCGATAAGATGAAATAAAAAACGTTTTTTATCACCGATTACTGACAAAATTTATATCTTTGCCGCGCAAAGGTTCCGAAAGAGGCCCCGCAGCCTCCGACCGATTAAAAGGGAATGCCGTGAAAGTCGGCAACAGTTCCCGCTGCTGTAAGTTCCTGTCCGGAAACGGGCACACGAGGAATCGACAATCTCAGCCACTGGTGGATAACCGGGAAGGCGTCGAAACCGGAACGAGTCAGAAGACCTGCCTTGCATGACAGATTGATTTCGCAGCCTGCGGAGAACGGGCCCGGATCGACAACGCATGTAAAGCACTCTTTCATTCTGTTTCGTTGCACTGCGGCTGTGGAATCAATGGTTTTACCCGACAAACCATTGACACAGAACGCATAATGAAGCAACTTCGCCTTTCGTTCCTATGCCTCGCATTCATTGCGGGGGGGGGTAATCACGCGGCGGCCGACACCTCCGACTCCACCGCGAACCGGCGCTACGTCGGAAAACTGGACAGCATCCAGAAAATCAGCGAGGTCGTCATCGTCGGCGCTCCCGTCATCCCCAAATACCGCGAGGTCATCCCGGCGCAGGTCCTCAAAGACATCGACCTGCAACGGCTGAACAGTTTTTCGGTGGCCGACGCCATCCGCTATTTCGCGGGCGTGCAGCTCAAAGACTACGGCGGCGTGGGCGGTCTGAAAACCGTCAACATCCGCTCGATGGGCACCAACCACATGGCCGTGTTCTACGACGGCATCCAGCTGGGCAACGCCCAGAACGGACAGGTCGATCTGGGGCGCTTCTCGCTGGACGACGTGGAGGAAATATCGCTCTACAACGGTCAGAAAAGCGACATTTTCCAGTCGGCCAAGGATTTCGGAGCCTCCGGAACGATCTACATAACCACGCGGCGCCCCCGCTTCGAGGAGGGCAAGCGGGCCAATTTCAAGGCCACGATGAAGACCGGCTCGTTCGGGCTCATCAACCCCTCGATGCGCTACGAGTACAAGATCTCCGACGCCGTCAGTTCGTCGTTCAGCGGCGAGTGGACCAACGCCACCGGCCGGTACAAATTCCGCTACCGCCGCCGCAACACGCTGGGCGAGATCGCCTACGACACGACGGCCTACCGGCAGAACGGCGACATAAACGCCACCCGCATGGAGGCCGGGCTCCACGGAAAGATGGCCGACGGACAATGGACCGTGCGGGCCTACACCTACAACTCCGAGCGCGGCATCCCGGGGGCCATCGTCAACAACGTCTTCCGCCACGGCGAACGGCTGTGGGACACCAACTCGTTCATCCAGGGCACGCTGACCAACCGCTGGTCGAAGAGGTTCCGCACGCTGTTCAACGCCAAGTACGCCGCCGACTACACCCACTACGAAAATCAGGACGCCAAGCTGATCCAGACCAAGAACACCTACAAGCAGAAGGAGTTCTACTTCTCGTGCGCCAATCTCTGCAACATCCTGGAGCACTGGGAGGTGTCGCTGGCCTACGACTTCCAGTGGAACACGCTCGACGCCACGTTCTACATGCCCACCGAGAGCGACGGCACCTTCCCCTACCCGACGCGCTACACCCACATGGCGGCATTGGCCACGGCTTTCGAATGGGGGCGGCTGAAGATGCAGGCCAGCCTGTTGGGTTATTTCGTCCACGAAAAGGTCGAGCGCTTCGAAGCCCGGCCCGACAAGGCCGTGGCCACCCCGGCGTTCTTCGGATCGTTCAAAGTGCTGAAAAACCACGACCTTTCGGTGCGCGCCTTCTACAAGCGGATGTTCCGCATGCCGACCTTCAACGACCTCTACTACACCGACATGGGCAACGCCTTCCTCAAGCCCGAATATGCCGAACAGTTCAACGTCGGGCTGAAATACGCGCGCGATTTCGAACGATCGCCCTTCATGCGGATGCTCGACGTTTCGGTCGATGCCTACTACAACAAAATCACGGACAAGATCATCGCCTACCCCAAGGGACAGCAGTTCCGCTGGACGATGCTCAATCTGGGCGAAGTGGAGATCAAGGGCGTGGACGCCGTGCTGAACGCTCTGTTCACGCTCGGCAAACTGGAGGTGACGACCAAGTTCCAGTACACCTATCAGGAGGCCATCGACATCACCGACCCGGCCGACACCTACTACCGCGACCAGATTCCCTACATCCCCTGGCACAGCGGCTCGGCCATCCTCGCGCTGTTCTACAAGGGGTGGGGGCTCAATTACAGCTTCATCTACACGGGCCAGCGCTACAACCAGCAGGAGAACATCCCGCGCAACCACACCCAGCCGTGGTACACGAGCGACCTCTCGCTGCAAAAGACCTTCCGAATCCGCACCCGGACACTCAAGGCCACGGCCGAGATCAACAACCTCTTCGGACAGGATTACGACGTGGTGCTCAACTACCCGATGCCGAAGACCAACTTCCGGTTCGTCGTCAGCGTCGATCTCTAACCCCCGCGAGCCATGAAAAGGTATCTCTTCATCGTTTTGGCCGGCTGCTGCCTCGCCGCCGGCTGCCGGAAGATCGAACTGGTGAACCCCACCGAATACGAGGTGCTGCCGTTCGGGGAGAACCCCGATGCCGACCCGATCGGCATGTATCTCCTGAACGAAGGCAACATGGGCAGCAACAAGGCGGACATCGACTACCTCGACTACCGCACGGCGGTCTACGCCCGCGGCATCTATGCGGAGAAGAACCCCAACGTCGTGAAGGAGCTGGGCGACGTGGGCAACGACATCCAGGTTTACGACGGACGGCTGTTCGCCGTCATCAACTGTTCGCACAAGGTCGAGGTGATGGACGCCTACACGGCCCGCCGCATCACGCAGATCGACATCCCCAACTGCCGCTACATCCGCTTCAAAGGCAAATACGCCTATGTCAGCGCCTACGTCGGCCCCGTGGCGATGGACCCCGACGCCCAGAAAGGCGCCGTCTTCAAGGTGGATCTCGACACCTACCGGATCGTCGGCCAGGTGACCGTAGGCTACCAGCCCGACGAACTGGCCATCGTCGGCGACCGCGCCTATGTCGCCAATTCGGGCGGCTACCGCGCCCCGAACTACGACTCGACGGTCTCGGTCATCGAACTGGAAACCATGCGCCAAATGTACAAGATCGACGTGGCGATCAACCTCAGCCGCATCAAGGCCGACGCCTACGGCAACCTGTGGGTCTCCTCGCGGGGCAACTACGACGACGTTCCGTCGAACCTCTACCGGCTGGAACCCAACGGCGGACGCTACCAGGTGGCCGAGGCGATGAACATTCCGGCCTCGAACATGACCGTCTCCGGGGATTCGCTCTACGTGTACAGCGTCGAGTACAGCAACCAGACCTCGAAGAACACGGTGACCTACGCCATCATCGACGTTAAAAAGAAACGCGTCGTGTCGCGCAAGTTCATCACCGACGGCACGGAGCTCGACATCGTGATCCCCTACGGCATCGCCATCCACCCCCGGAACGGCGACATCTACGTCACCGACGCCAAGAACTACGTTTCGAGCGGCGTGCTGCACTGCTACTCGCGCGAGGGCGTCCGCAAATGGAGCGTCCGCACGGGCGACATCCCCGCGCACATGGTATTTCTCGAACGAAAACAGCCACAGCGATGAAGATGAAAAAGATACTCGCCGCCCTGCTGCCGGCCCTCGCACTCGGCGGCTGCGACAACGACGGCATCCCCTACGTGAGCCTCGGGCTGGACGACCTTTACAAGGTCGCCCGCATGCAGACCGTCGATCTCAGACCCGCCTTCACGGGAGAGAGCTACCGCTGGACGGTCAAGACCGCCTCGGGGGCCGATTCGCTGCTCTCGGAAGAGAAGGACTACATCTTCCTGATGCAGTATCCGGGCACCTACGACGTGACGTTCCGAATCTTCGACCCCGTCAATCCGATCGTGCACCGGATGACCTTCTACGTGGTCGAGGAGGAGGTGGAGTACAGCCCCTACATCGCCACGGTCTACGAATACTGCCCGGCACCGGGACAGTTCGTGAACGCGATGCCCGAATACCGGGAGGGCGACACGGCGGAGACCATGCGGCAGAAGGCCGAGGAGGCCATCGCCGGAAAGATGCAGAGCGGCGTGTCGCTGGGAGCCTACGGCGGCTACATCACGTTCGGATTCGACCACACGGTCGTCAACGTTCCGGGCGAACACGACATCCGCATCGACGGCAACTCGTTCAACAGCGCCGCCCACCCGGGCGTGGACGGAGGCAGCTCGGAGCCGGGCATCATTCTGGTGATGTTCGACGAGAACCAGAACGGCAAGCCCGACGACAAATGGTACGAGATCGACAAGAATCCGTGGTACACGGACGAAGCGGCCGTATACGGATACGAGATCACCTACCGCCGACCCGCCCCCGGGCATGTCCCGACGCCCGGCGAGGGGAACGACAGCGCCATGACCGACATGACCTACATCGGGTGGGAGGACAACCGCGGGCAGAGCGGCTACGTCTACAAAAACAAGTTCCACGACCAGGACTACTACCCGCGGTGGATCGACGCCGACGAAATGACGTTCCGGGGCACGCTGCTGCCCAAGAACGCCGTGGATGTCTCGGGCAACGGCTCCTATTACCTGCAATACATGTTCAAATACGGCGCCTATGCCGACAACTATCCCAACGAAGCCAAGGACGAAGAGGGCAACTACTACAACGGCTTCGACATCGGGTGGGCCGTGGACCCCGAGACCCGCGAACCGGTACACCTGCCGGGGGTCGATTTCATCCGGGTCTACACCGCCCTGAACCAATACTGCGGCTGGATCGGCGAGACCTCCACCGAAATTTTCATGGCCCGCGACATGCATATCTACGTGCGGCCCGACCAACACCAATAAAACAGAGATTCCACGCTATGAAAACGAAAAGACTACTGTTGCTGCCCGCGCTGCTGCTGGCGCTGAGCGTCGGGAATGTCGCCTGCTCCTACCACAACGACGACAACCCCAACGAATACCCCGATCTCGAACCGGAGCCGGAACCCGAACCGGAGCCCGGGCCCGACATCGACCGGAAATACCTCGAAGCGGCGTACACCCCCAACTGTTTCATGGTCAAACCCGGCCAGTCGATCGACATCCCGATCCTGAAAGCCTATGCCATGTGGGACCTCTACGCCGAATGGCTGGGCGGGGAGGATTTCACGGGGCTGACCCCCGAACCCGTTCTGCTCTGGCAGGACCTGCCGGGCCTGATCACGAACGTCGGACTGATTCCGGGACAGCAGGCCGAAGAGGGTTCCATCGCCGTATCGACGGCCGACAAGGTGGGCAACGCCGTGATCGGCATCCGCATCGGCGGCGCCGTCCGTTGGAGCTGGCACATCTGGGTGACGCGCTACGATCCGGATGCGGAACTGGTCGCCTACGGCAAAATCTACACCTGGGACAACGACGGCGACGGAATCAAGGATTACACCTTCATGGACCGCAACCTCGGGGCGACGATCGACAAGGCGGTCATCGAGAAAACCGCCGCCGACTCGCTGGCCGCGTGCGGACTGATGTACCAATGGGGCCGCAAGGACCCTTTCCCGGGCGACCGGATTCTCCGCGGCACGAACACGACGGATTCCCGCCATTTCGACAGCAAACCGATCTACGACATGGCGGGCGTGCAGCTGACCGAAGGTTCGCAGGCGGAAGGCACGGGCATCCGTTCCATCAAAACCGACGCCGATCCGACCCGTACGGGGCTGGCCAAGTCGATCGTCGAACCGATGGTCTATCTGCGCGGAACGGAGGGATATTCCGACTGGTTCTGTTGCAGCGAACCGACGGAGATGAAGCGCTGCGACACGTTATGGTGCGAACCCGTGCGGGGCAAATCGCCGTTCGACCCGTGTCCCGAAGGGTGGCGCGTGCCTGCGGACAAGAACGGCGAATTCATCTGGAACGGTCTCGAAAACGCCACGACCGACTACTCGGCGCTGGGCGTGTTCCCCTATGCCGGATTCCGGTACTGCGCCGGCGGCGGATGTCTGAAAAACTCGGGATTCGGAGCCAGCATCTGGTCCGGAACGCCGCCCGCGGGGATCGGAAACGCCTACGAACTGACAATCTACATAGCCTCCTACAACCAGCGTCCCAACATCCGCCGCGACATCTCGTCCCGCAGCGACGGGCAGTCGGTGCGCTGCGCCGAAGACGAACGACACAACGAAACCCTTTAATTTTATAAAACGATGAAGAAATTCACTTTCCGAACCCTGCTGGCCGTCGCAGCCGCAAGCGTGCTCCTCACGGCATGCAAAGACGAGAACGACGACGGCAACACGTCGAAGACGACCTACGAATTCTCGGTGAAAGCCGAGGACAACCCGATCGACGCCCCGGCCGACGGCAAGACCTACACCATTCTGGTCACCTCGACCAAGACGGCGCAGGCCGGCACGAGCGCCGTGGCTTACGAGGTAGTTTCATCGCCCGAATGGGCTCCCGCCGAACTCGAACAGACGGCGCTGGTCATCACGGTCGCCAAGAACAGCTCGACCGAAGCCCGCGAGCCGGGCAAAGTGGTCCTCAAACAGGACGAAAGCGACAAGACGCTCGAAATCACGGTCAACCAGGCCGGATTTTCCAATTCGATGTCGCTCGAAGCCGCCTATTCGACCGACCGCTGCAAGGTGCTCCTGATCGAGCCGGCGATCACGGGCTTCGACCAGAATCCGGTCTACGAATGGACGGTGAAAGGCCCCGGCGACGCGGAGGCCGCCGAAGCCGGAACCGACAAGACGCTGTCGTTCATCCAACTGGAAACGGGCGACTACACGATTTCGCTGACCGTCACCGACGACAGCGGCATCACCGAGACCAAGAGCGCCACCGTCACCGTAACGACCGAGGCCACGGCCTATTCGCCCTATATCTCGGAGGTGTTGGAATACAAACCAGCCCCGACAACTTCACGAGCCGCATCCATCCCGTTCGGCCCCAACGACATCTATCCGACGACCGTTCTCAAAACGGCGACTGAAAAAATCAACGGAGATTTCCAGAGCACGAACAACGGCCTCAGTCTCGGCACATTGGGCGGATATATCGTCTTCAAGTTCGACCATACGGTGATGAACGTTACCGGACTGCGCGATTTCCGCATCGGCTCGTTCTCCGGCAGCAGTTCCTACCCCGCTCCAGGCATTGTCTATGTCGCTTTCGACCAAAACGGAGACGGTCAGCCCAACGATGACGAATGGTACGAACTGGCCGGCAGCGAATACGGAAAAACGGGGAACCGGACCGGAATCAAAATCGTTTACGACCGCCCCGATAATTTCAACCCGAGCGTGAACTACGGGACAGGCGTCGATAACTATATCACTTATACAATCAACGACAACGAACCAGGATCACTGAGCAGCGGATGGATGGCGAACGTCATTCCGCAATGGCCCTACTGGTTGCGTACCAGCGACGAAGACAAAACACTGACATTCACCAACGTTACGATGATCCCCAGCAACACCCCAATGTCAGGAAGCTATCCGGGTACCACCCAATGGTATGAATACGGTTACGTTTGCAACTCCAATCCGACAGATGAAACCAACTCTTCTTTCGACATCGGCTGGGCCGTGGACAAGAAAGGCAATCCCGTAAAACTTCCGGGAGTTGATTTCATCAAAGTCCAGACTGCCACACTCCAATATTTGGGCGACTTTTATGGGCCAGCCTGTACGCAATTGAACTGCGCCATCGACCTGCACCTGAAAGGGACAGAGATCGAAACGATCGCACAATAAGACCTTGACACGGCGGCGGGACCCTTTCAATCACGACGAACCATTGCAAACCTTTCTTCGCATGAAATCCCGCCGCCGTCTTTAACCGCACAGACTGCGGGCTGCCGGATATTTGGAGATTAGTTCACCGTTGTCTGCCATACAACGATTTACCTCCGGCGCCCGCAGTCTTTTCATCTGTCCGTCCGCCGGCTCTCCACACCTCTATCGCATCGTGCAGTCCGGACGCCGCCGCGGCTCCGTCGCAGAACCGCCGGTCCCCATGCTCACAGATTGATCTGATTCCCCTCGGCGAACAGCGAATCGAAAAGCTGACAGAGTTCCGACTCCAGCTCCTCTTCGTCCAGATCGCCGTTCAGGGTGAAGAATTTTCCCTGCGGGGTGCAATACCGCACCGTGCTGACGGCCTCGCAGGACCCCGCGCCGCAGACAACGACCGCATCGACATCGTCCTCGTGGCGCAGCATGGCGTTGTAAAACGCCAGCAGATACCGCGGGGCGCTGATCGACGGAACCATCACCATCGTCCCCGAGGCATCGAATTTGTCGGGCGAATTTATCAGTTTCAGACCGTAGCGGTCTGCGATCCTCCCGGCCGTCGCCGCCGGAACTCCGTACAATACGATATTCATAACCATTCGATTGAAAAAAAGGCGCGGCGACTACTAATCTCTATGCAATGACTTGTTATGGCAGTAACGGGTCTTTGTTCGCCGCGCCTTTTTGGGTTTATCCGAAAATCAGTATCAAAAGTTGGGCCGCCAGCACCCGCAGGAACATCGACAACGGGTAGACCGTGGCATATCCCACCGAAGGGGCGTCGGAGGTGGTCTGTTCGGTCGAATAGG of the Alistipes senegalensis JC50 genome contains:
- a CDS encoding YncE family protein, with the protein product MKRYLFIVLAGCCLAAGCRKIELVNPTEYEVLPFGENPDADPIGMYLLNEGNMGSNKADIDYLDYRTAVYARGIYAEKNPNVVKELGDVGNDIQVYDGRLFAVINCSHKVEVMDAYTARRITQIDIPNCRYIRFKGKYAYVSAYVGPVAMDPDAQKGAVFKVDLDTYRIVGQVTVGYQPDELAIVGDRAYVANSGGYRAPNYDSTVSVIELETMRQMYKIDVAINLSRIKADAYGNLWVSSRGNYDDVPSNLYRLEPNGGRYQVAEAMNIPASNMTVSGDSLYVYSVEYSNQTSKNTVTYAIIDVKKKRVVSRKFITDGTELDIVIPYGIAIHPRNGDIYVTDAKNYVSSGVLHCYSREGVRKWSVRTGDIPAHMVFLERKQPQR
- a CDS encoding TonB-dependent receptor; amino-acid sequence: MKQLRLSFLCLAFIAGGGNHAAADTSDSTANRRYVGKLDSIQKISEVVIVGAPVIPKYREVIPAQVLKDIDLQRLNSFSVADAIRYFAGVQLKDYGGVGGLKTVNIRSMGTNHMAVFYDGIQLGNAQNGQVDLGRFSLDDVEEISLYNGQKSDIFQSAKDFGASGTIYITTRRPRFEEGKRANFKATMKTGSFGLINPSMRYEYKISDAVSSSFSGEWTNATGRYKFRYRRRNTLGEIAYDTTAYRQNGDINATRMEAGLHGKMADGQWTVRAYTYNSERGIPGAIVNNVFRHGERLWDTNSFIQGTLTNRWSKRFRTLFNAKYAADYTHYENQDAKLIQTKNTYKQKEFYFSCANLCNILEHWEVSLAYDFQWNTLDATFYMPTESDGTFPYPTRYTHMAALATAFEWGRLKMQASLLGYFVHEKVERFEARPDKAVATPAFFGSFKVLKNHDLSVRAFYKRMFRMPTFNDLYYTDMGNAFLKPEYAEQFNVGLKYARDFERSPFMRMLDVSVDAYYNKITDKIIAYPKGQQFRWTMLNLGEVEIKGVDAVLNALFTLGKLEVTTKFQYTYQEAIDITDPADTYYRDQIPYIPWHSGSAILALFYKGWGLNYSFIYTGQRYNQQENIPRNHTQPWYTSDLSLQKTFRIRTRTLKATAEINNLFGQDYDVVLNYPMPKTNFRFVVSVDL
- a CDS encoding PKD domain-containing protein, whose product is MKKFTFRTLLAVAAASVLLTACKDENDDGNTSKTTYEFSVKAEDNPIDAPADGKTYTILVTSTKTAQAGTSAVAYEVVSSPEWAPAELEQTALVITVAKNSSTEAREPGKVVLKQDESDKTLEITVNQAGFSNSMSLEAAYSTDRCKVLLIEPAITGFDQNPVYEWTVKGPGDAEAAEAGTDKTLSFIQLETGDYTISLTVTDDSGITETKSATVTVTTEATAYSPYISEVLEYKPAPTTSRAASIPFGPNDIYPTTVLKTATEKINGDFQSTNNGLSLGTLGGYIVFKFDHTVMNVTGLRDFRIGSFSGSSSYPAPGIVYVAFDQNGDGQPNDDEWYELAGSEYGKTGNRTGIKIVYDRPDNFNPSVNYGTGVDNYITYTINDNEPGSLSSGWMANVIPQWPYWLRTSDEDKTLTFTNVTMIPSNTPMSGSYPGTTQWYEYGYVCNSNPTDETNSSFDIGWAVDKKGNPVKLPGVDFIKVQTATLQYLGDFYGPACTQLNCAIDLHLKGTEIETIAQ
- a CDS encoding FecR family protein — its product is MQKEIDRLINSYRNNALSREEAGMLAGWLEESDEHRAQFRECLAGREQPASAKAEREWARFAARNKILFAVPEGVNTRRRLFRRYVAAAAVLAAGICAVWFWQGVPAVPDAGNGTEIGAAQPLEYRTARGEKLDIVLPDGSKVCMNSEATLTVDLKFGKATREIEFDGEAFFTIAPDKSCPFIIHSANNNYTVLGTSFNLQSYAREKFAVVTLHTGCLQAQVKKDVIILDPNEELQIDATANTITKRAVRIDDSIGWIEGRLIFSGHPLKDVANKLSRYYQVRINIHEEIANLQYTGMVDRETLPEALRMISETSPVRLSITNIDGEYFLSRAKRK
- a CDS encoding sulfatase yields the protein MYIVPKTVSAGLLLSGAATSAQARMPETPQKPNIVYIIADQLRWDALGYTGNAKAVTPNIDRFAAQALDFTEAVSSTPVSAAHRACLITGKYQSSTGMVINEINLNPNHRTWAHVLGDAGYKLGYVGKHHWTDLHRRDREPGPERMGFDDYWAAYSFNHKSYNAFYHTEDDGGVHRFVELKGRYGPEVFTSLALDYIRKKAAAGEPFAMMLSWNPPHDPWVRSNVDPRCYERFRNVHFDLPENFKRTPDPYMDRYPQQFFDGEEKWRGSFIDTDRYSEMLRCYYAMVNSLDEQFGRVMDLLEELGIADNTIVVFTSDHGEQFGSQGRMYKLTFYDESARIPFLIRDPRYATGGRESDACLNTPDIGPMLLGLAGLHGEIPDEMEGEDLSFIVRGEKGREPEYAFMQSMGHTYQWKDGYEWRAVRSKRYTYARYLRDGSEVLLDREADPTQLTNYAGDPAYASVKKELRKRMERKMKQLGDDFKPCSWYRDRWMYKGYSIKASARGEFGPLPPVEPKRTE